One window of the Chryseobacterium sp. CY350 genome contains the following:
- the uvrC gene encoding excinuclease ABC subunit UvrC, whose protein sequence is MNPSLELQLKTLPSEPGVYRYYDKNGNLLYVGKAKHLKKRVLSYFNKNLLGSRIKTMVGKIYRLETTIVNSEYDALLLENNLIKEHQPFYNVMLKDDKTYPWICIKNEDFPRIFLTRTKIKDGSEYYGPYAKVRPAKILLDTIKHIYKLRTCNLNLAPSKIDDGKYKVCLEFHIKNCQGPCEGLESKEEYDEKIDAIRGIIKGDFQTAKQYLVNQMMKYAENLQYENAQIVKERLDILEDYQVKHTVVNPNIDDVDVFGMTSDETAAYVNYFKIRNGNIIQSFTTEIKKIIEESDEDILEEALIEIRQKFESDSKEVLIPFHLTLEIPNVKLIVPKMGDKKRIVELSEKNAKEYRIEKLKQVQIVDPERHSNRIMAEMQKLLRMPVEPRHIEGFDNSNIQGTNPVSACVVFKDGKPSKADYRIFHPKTVTGPDDFKTMEEVIYRRYKRILDEGEPLPQLILIDGGKGQLSSAIKSLKLLGLYGKITIVGIAKRLEEIFFPEDPIPLYLDKKSETLKILQRVRDEAHRFGVKHHRTRRTNSTIKSELDEIPGVGEKTVGMLLSKLKSVKRIKEASLETLEEILGKSKGKIVFDFFNNV, encoded by the coding sequence ATGAATCCTTCTTTAGAATTACAGCTAAAAACTTTGCCATCAGAACCTGGAGTTTATCGTTATTACGATAAAAACGGAAATCTGCTGTATGTTGGAAAGGCTAAACATCTAAAAAAAAGAGTTCTTTCTTATTTTAATAAAAATCTTTTAGGCTCAAGAATAAAAACCATGGTCGGCAAGATTTACCGCCTGGAGACTACTATCGTCAACAGCGAATATGATGCGCTTTTATTGGAAAATAATCTGATCAAAGAACATCAGCCGTTTTACAATGTAATGCTTAAGGATGACAAAACGTATCCCTGGATTTGCATAAAAAATGAAGATTTTCCACGTATCTTTCTTACCAGAACAAAGATCAAAGACGGATCAGAATATTACGGACCTTATGCAAAAGTACGTCCGGCAAAAATTCTTTTAGATACGATCAAACATATTTATAAACTCAGAACCTGCAATCTCAATCTGGCTCCTTCTAAAATTGATGATGGCAAGTACAAAGTCTGTCTGGAATTTCATATTAAAAATTGCCAGGGGCCATGTGAAGGCCTTGAAAGCAAGGAAGAGTATGATGAGAAAATTGATGCCATACGCGGGATCATCAAGGGAGATTTTCAAACGGCAAAGCAATATCTTGTCAATCAAATGATGAAATATGCTGAAAATCTTCAGTATGAAAATGCGCAGATCGTAAAAGAAAGATTGGATATTTTGGAAGATTATCAGGTTAAACACACTGTTGTCAACCCAAATATTGATGATGTAGATGTCTTCGGAATGACAAGTGACGAGACTGCCGCTTACGTCAATTATTTTAAAATCAGAAACGGAAATATCATTCAGAGTTTTACCACAGAGATCAAAAAAATCATTGAAGAAAGTGATGAAGATATTCTTGAGGAAGCATTAATTGAAATTCGTCAGAAGTTTGAATCTGATTCAAAAGAAGTACTTATTCCTTTTCATCTAACTTTAGAAATACCCAATGTAAAGTTGATTGTTCCCAAGATGGGCGACAAGAAACGTATTGTAGAACTTTCTGAAAAAAACGCAAAAGAATACAGAATTGAAAAGCTGAAACAGGTACAAATCGTAGATCCGGAAAGACACTCAAACAGAATCATGGCAGAAATGCAGAAACTTTTGAGAATGCCCGTGGAGCCTCGTCACATTGAAGGTTTTGACAACTCGAATATTCAGGGAACCAATCCCGTTTCGGCCTGTGTTGTCTTTAAAGACGGAAAACCAAGTAAGGCAGATTACAGAATCTTTCATCCAAAAACCGTCACAGGTCCTGATGATTTTAAAACGATGGAGGAAGTGATCTATCGTCGGTACAAAAGAATACTCGATGAAGGAGAGCCGTTACCACAACTGATCTTAATTGACGGTGGAAAAGGACAGCTTTCATCTGCAATAAAAAGTTTAAAATTACTTGGACTTTACGGAAAAATTACCATTGTCGGTATCGCGAAAAGACTGGAAGAAATTTTCTTTCCGGAAGATCCTATTCCTTTATATCTTGATAAAAAATCTGAAACATTAAAAATTCTTCAGCGTGTACGTGATGAGGCACACCGTTTTGGAGTAAAACATCACAGAACAAGGCGAACAAATTCCACCATTAAATCCGAACTCGACGAAATTCCGGGAGTCGGTGAAAAGACAGTCGGAATGCTTTTATCAAAATTGAAATCAGTAAAAAGAATAAAAGAAGCAAGTCTGGAAACTTTGGAAGAAATTTTAGGAAAAAGTAAAGGTAAAATAGTTTTTGATTTTTTTAATAACGTATAA
- a CDS encoding RNA polymerase sigma factor, giving the protein MVGKINNIKTTYSEDELIASLREKSESGFHHLYDHYSGALYGVILRIVQSKEYTEEIIQDVFMKIWNSIHQYDTAKGRFYTWMINIARNTAIDYLKSKSFQNELKNQSLPDFVYNNAELSTTNNSDFIGFSNVLETLDSDKQELINLAYYQGFTQSEISEKLNMPLGTVKTKMRNALMKLKDLLKDYQ; this is encoded by the coding sequence TTGGTAGGTAAAATAAACAATATTAAAACAACCTATTCGGAAGACGAACTTATTGCTTCGCTCAGAGAAAAGAGCGAATCAGGTTTTCACCACTTATATGACCATTATTCTGGTGCATTATATGGGGTGATTCTTCGAATTGTGCAGTCAAAAGAATATACGGAAGAGATTATTCAGGATGTATTTATGAAAATCTGGAACTCTATCCATCAGTATGACACTGCTAAAGGTCGTTTTTACACGTGGATGATCAACATCGCCAGAAACACAGCAATCGATTATCTAAAATCCAAAAGCTTTCAGAACGAGCTAAAAAACCAATCACTTCCTGATTTCGTATATAACAATGCGGAACTTTCAACGACTAATAATTCAGATTTTATTGGTTTCAGCAATGTGCTGGAAACTTTAGATTCTGATAAGCAGGAGCTTATAAATCTTGCCTATTATCAGGGGTTCACGCAGAGTGAAATATCAGAAAAGCTGAATATGCCTTTGGGTACTGTAAAAACGAAAATGCGTAATGCATTGATGAAATTAAAAGATTTATTAAAAGATTATCAATAA
- a CDS encoding anti-sigma factor, which translates to MNSKEYISSGILESYILGHASPEEAGILECVMKNNAEVKEAFEEAQKTFEMLATVQAVTPPEDLKSKIWAKIQQEQPVEEQKPVIPLQNNIQKIDLEENNRVVKSDKTSGWRNFAIAASLLFLLSTGVNLYLMNSQSEIDKQLVKMESDKKMNQVAMQNMQQKLDVFANPDMKKVVLAGVEKHPEAKATVLWDSASKDIYLSANSLPKAPEGMQYQLWAIADGKPVSAGMYTEDVDSRIAISNITNAQAFAITLEKKGGSEVPTMENMYVMGGV; encoded by the coding sequence TTGAATAGTAAAGAATACATATCATCCGGAATTCTAGAATCTTACATTCTAGGTCATGCTTCTCCCGAGGAAGCAGGTATTCTGGAGTGTGTAATGAAGAATAATGCTGAAGTAAAAGAAGCTTTTGAGGAAGCACAAAAAACTTTTGAGATGCTTGCCACAGTGCAGGCAGTGACCCCACCAGAAGATTTAAAATCTAAAATCTGGGCAAAAATTCAGCAGGAGCAGCCTGTTGAAGAACAAAAACCTGTAATTCCACTTCAGAATAATATTCAGAAAATAGATTTGGAAGAGAATAATCGGGTAGTAAAAAGCGACAAAACAAGTGGCTGGAGAAATTTTGCAATAGCTGCATCACTTTTATTTTTACTAAGTACAGGAGTTAATCTTTATTTGATGAACAGCCAGTCGGAGATTGATAAACAACTTGTAAAAATGGAAAGTGACAAAAAAATGAATCAGGTCGCTATGCAGAATATGCAACAGAAACTTGACGTTTTTGCCAATCCCGATATGAAAAAAGTGGTTTTAGCGGGCGTAGAAAAACATCCCGAAGCTAAAGCAACTGTTTTGTGGGACAGCGCTTCTAAAGATATTTATCTTTCTGCAAATTCTCTGCCTAAAGCACCTGAAGGTATGCAGTATCAACTGTGGGCGATCGCCGATGGCAAACCTGTAAGTGCAGGAATGTATACTGAAGATGTTGACAGCAGAATTGCTATTTCAAATATTACCAATGCGCAGGCATTTGCGATTACACTCGAGAAAAAAGGAGGTAGCGAAGTTCCTACGATGGAAAATATGTATGTAATGGGTGGCGTATAA
- the msrB gene encoding peptide-methionine (R)-S-oxide reductase MsrB — MMGNLSAQSENFKSKNPYYSKTSTTRLKVSNAEWRKILKPELYQVAREGATEMAFTGKYYEFDVKGTYYCAVCGNALFLSTSKFATTCGWPSFYEPLRKDGVKYKKDNSHNMERTEVLCGRCDSHLGHIFDDGPKPTGKRFCMNSESLEFVPNQNQKNKF, encoded by the coding sequence ATGATGGGAAATCTGTCAGCACAATCAGAAAATTTTAAGTCAAAAAATCCTTACTACTCCAAGACTTCTACAACGCGATTGAAGGTAAGCAACGCAGAATGGAGAAAAATTCTTAAACCCGAACTGTATCAGGTTGCCCGCGAAGGCGCTACCGAAATGGCTTTTACAGGTAAATATTATGAATTTGATGTGAAGGGAACTTACTATTGCGCAGTTTGTGGAAATGCTTTGTTTCTCTCAACTTCCAAATTTGCAACGACGTGCGGATGGCCATCTTTTTACGAGCCTTTGCGAAAAGATGGTGTAAAATACAAAAAAGACAATTCGCATAACATGGAGCGTACCGAAGTACTTTGTGGAAGATGTGATTCTCACTTGGGACATATTTTTGATGACGGACCAAAACCTACCGGCAAAAGATTCTGTATGAATTCTGAATCACTGGAATTTGTACCTAACCAAAATCAAAAAAATAAATTTTAA